From one Microbacterium sp. 10M-3C3 genomic stretch:
- a CDS encoding FtsX-like permease family protein, translated as MSLLSPWRARAAQSRRHLGVLTLYALLIAALTAAAVVLPRAVGAADEARFAGVLSDDHAAAAELALGVQYLGEPADLAAQMSAAVDDTAARARDPFRAAIRERGWIAQLEPLGVSGLTPPGDADGISLILGAATRIPVSGPVDGALPDTWDGAGTLPIAVSRTVADRLALGVGQVFEAGPVPVRVAAVFDVDADAPGVDHRATLDRVTSESLRDGTTLLTVGAWIPPAALAALGPQLTGVQVTGWLAIDPARVSVADRDALASALRASSSAGAYLRDGQPLQLSSRLPTLLERAGRAEATAHALVWLLSAGAIAALVAAVVATAFGAARAREGDRALLRARGATTGRMLRDGAVDLALVAVVGAACGAGAAVIAAPDGEAAPVAAAIALAVAGSALLGAAAVVPAPTRARPLAIAAGVLVVVVGVAGVLTLAARGYTEDDLDLFLAAVPATATGAAAVMVAAVLPAVLAVLARVVSRGAHTRAWLGARWAARRGAGVAPVLAVLLAVTSATSALLIGQTLDAGLESAARSAVGADIRLDAGGDVPPPGVLAGLDGVAAAVQVDTLVPATVTDGGRLRAVTVLVADTTALHAVRPDLPVLERGAALAPPDLADALGETGSARGVEIGGVGKVDIVRSSADLPVRDGRWLLLDRDTITSDALSLAARWTLVRAGDTAVAARTIAQRIGASPTAGSASLHTVAAARAERDGDPTVAVVRAVLVAGVILPSLLALVSVMAAVVSSSRERHSLWGVARLTGARAWGRGLLAVWQVGPVAVVAASVGVGLGVGLAAVIHGATDIAAATGGLPVDTRVPAAAWLAVPAIAIVLSATALVADAVSRPPRLALLVRNGAP; from the coding sequence GTGAGCCTGCTGTCGCCGTGGCGGGCGCGTGCGGCGCAGTCGCGGCGCCACCTCGGCGTGCTGACGCTCTACGCGCTCCTGATCGCGGCGCTGACGGCCGCGGCCGTCGTGCTCCCGCGAGCCGTCGGAGCGGCCGACGAGGCGCGCTTCGCGGGAGTCCTCTCCGACGACCACGCCGCGGCCGCCGAGCTCGCGCTGGGTGTGCAATACCTCGGCGAGCCCGCCGACCTCGCCGCCCAGATGTCCGCCGCGGTCGACGACACCGCGGCCCGCGCCCGCGACCCCTTCCGCGCGGCGATCCGCGAGCGGGGGTGGATCGCCCAGCTCGAGCCGCTCGGGGTCTCCGGGCTGACACCGCCGGGCGACGCCGACGGCATCTCGCTCATCCTGGGCGCGGCCACGCGCATCCCCGTCTCCGGCCCGGTCGACGGCGCACTTCCGGACACGTGGGACGGCGCCGGGACGCTCCCGATCGCCGTGTCGCGGACCGTGGCCGACCGGCTCGCGCTCGGCGTCGGGCAGGTGTTCGAGGCGGGCCCGGTGCCGGTGCGGGTGGCCGCCGTGTTCGACGTGGACGCCGACGCGCCGGGCGTCGACCATCGAGCCACCCTGGACCGCGTGACCTCCGAGAGTCTGCGCGACGGCACGACGCTCCTGACGGTCGGCGCCTGGATTCCGCCCGCTGCGCTCGCCGCCCTCGGCCCGCAGCTGACCGGCGTGCAGGTCACCGGATGGCTCGCGATCGACCCCGCACGCGTGTCGGTGGCGGATCGCGATGCGCTCGCGTCCGCGTTGCGGGCGTCGTCGTCGGCGGGCGCGTACCTGCGCGACGGCCAACCGCTGCAGCTGAGCTCCCGGCTTCCCACGCTCCTGGAGCGTGCCGGGCGCGCCGAGGCGACCGCGCACGCCCTCGTCTGGCTCCTGTCCGCGGGCGCGATCGCCGCGCTGGTGGCCGCCGTCGTCGCCACGGCCTTCGGCGCCGCACGCGCCCGGGAGGGCGATCGTGCGCTGCTGCGGGCGCGCGGGGCGACCACGGGACGGATGCTGCGCGACGGCGCTGTGGATCTCGCGCTGGTCGCCGTGGTCGGCGCCGCGTGCGGTGCCGGGGCGGCCGTCATCGCCGCGCCGGACGGGGAAGCGGCTCCCGTCGCCGCCGCGATCGCGCTGGCTGTGGCCGGCAGCGCGCTGCTGGGCGCCGCCGCGGTGGTCCCCGCCCCGACACGGGCGCGCCCGCTGGCGATCGCCGCGGGTGTCCTCGTCGTCGTGGTGGGCGTCGCGGGTGTGCTGACGCTGGCCGCGCGCGGCTACACCGAGGACGACCTCGACCTCTTCCTCGCCGCCGTCCCCGCGACCGCGACGGGCGCCGCCGCCGTTATGGTCGCCGCAGTCCTGCCGGCGGTCCTGGCGGTGCTCGCGCGGGTCGTCTCGCGCGGCGCGCACACGCGCGCGTGGCTGGGCGCGCGCTGGGCGGCGCGGCGCGGCGCCGGTGTCGCGCCCGTGCTCGCCGTCCTCCTGGCGGTGACGTCGGCGACGAGCGCGCTCCTGATCGGCCAGACGCTCGACGCGGGTCTGGAGTCGGCGGCGCGCAGCGCGGTCGGCGCCGACATCCGCCTCGACGCGGGCGGCGACGTCCCGCCGCCGGGCGTCTTGGCGGGCCTGGACGGCGTGGCCGCCGCCGTGCAGGTCGACACGCTCGTTCCCGCCACCGTCACCGACGGCGGGCGTCTGCGCGCGGTGACGGTGCTGGTGGCCGACACGACCGCGCTGCACGCGGTGCGGCCCGACCTGCCCGTCCTCGAGCGCGGCGCGGCGCTGGCCCCGCCCGATCTCGCGGACGCGCTCGGCGAGACCGGAAGCGCGCGCGGTGTCGAGATCGGCGGGGTGGGCAAAGTGGATATCGTGCGCTCCTCGGCCGACCTCCCGGTCCGGGACGGGCGATGGCTGCTCCTGGATCGCGACACGATCACGTCCGACGCGCTGTCGCTCGCAGCCCGCTGGACGCTCGTGCGGGCGGGCGACACGGCCGTTGCGGCGAGGACGATCGCCCAGCGCATCGGCGCGTCTCCGACGGCGGGCTCGGCGTCCCTGCACACGGTGGCGGCCGCGCGCGCCGAGCGCGACGGAGATCCGACGGTCGCCGTCGTCCGCGCGGTGCTCGTCGCCGGCGTCATCCTTCCCAGCCTGCTGGCCCTGGTCTCGGTCATGGCGGCGGTGGTGTCGTCGAGCCGCGAGCGGCATTCGCTGTGGGGCGTGGCGCGGCTCACCGGTGCCCGCGCGTGGGGGCGCGGGCTCCTGGCGGTCTGGCAGGTCGGTCCGGTCGCGGTCGTCGCCGCATCCGTCGGCGTCGGCCTCGGCGTGGGGCTCGCCGCGGTCATCCACGGTGCCACGGATATCGCCGCGGCGACCGGGGGGCTCCCCGTGGACACCCGTGTGCCCGCGGCGGCGTGGCTCGCGGTGCCGGCGATCGCGATCGTCCTGTCGGCCACCGCACTCGTCGCGGACGCGGTTTCGCGTCCGCCCCGCCTCGCCCTCCTCGTCCGGAACGGAGCACCATGA